The Bacteroidales bacterium genome includes the window AGTATTGAAAACATGAAATTTTATTCTGAAAAAGAAAATATTACTGACGCACGATGGGGGGATAAAATAGCAGAACAAGAGATAATCAAAGAATTTTGGAGATTAGTTCAAGATTCTGTTGATTATAACTCAGTAGATATTTTTGTGAATAAAAATTATCTTCCTAAATATCCCGAAATAAAAAAGAAAACCATTGATTTGTTTATAGTAAACAGTAAAAATACATGGGATGTTTTCTTTGAAGCATTGCAATCTGACTATGCATTTTACAAATATTGGGACAATATAAAAGTTTCAGGAACAGATAAATTTGTTGTTGCATTTACAGTTGAATCATTAACATCTATGCTTTTGAAAATCTATAATGAATATTATTATAATGACATAGAATATTATAATAAATACATATTAAGGAACAGAACTTTTATGGATTACGCTGGATTAAATGATTGGTATTTGGAAGTTGTTGCAAAATATTTATCCCAAAAACATAACAGGAATATAAAATTTAAATCAAATAAATTAGAGTGGATTGTTGATTTTAGAAGAGATGAATTTGAAAAGAGATGTGACATTCTTCCGCCGGGTTATAAGAAATAACCGATTTGACGTAGCACTCATGCTGAAAAATGGGGTATTGGAGATGATGGGTATAGAGATGAACAAGTAGAAAAGGCAAATACTAATGATTTGAAATCACCCGCTCGTCCAATGCAGTGCCGAAATGCCTGATAATCTTCTGTTTAACCTTTTTGCCATCCCTTATATTTTCAACTAATTGAATCGCAATTTTAGGCGAATTTTTACTTGTTTTTCTTCTTACAAACATGTTGCAAAGATAATCATTATTTTCAAATCACCAAATATAAATAAAATTAGGCACTACACCCCGATAAGTTAAAATAAAAAATATAATCGGCTAATTGTCAGGTGTTTATGTTTTTTACGTGGTGCTTAGTGTGCGAAGTCAGGAAAACACATAACAAAGAATTTCACCCAGCTGGCGCTCGTTTGCAACGAGTGCAACAAAGCAAACATTAAAAAGACAGCCAAAAATAAATGTCAGACAAATACAAACTAGCGGATAAAGAAAGACTTATTCATCAAAATCCGGTAAAAGATTTAATTATTGAAAATGCCGAAGATTATTTATTCAGTTCTACAATAAATTAAGCATATTTTTCAAATTTTCAACATCCGGTTCAACAGCATCCGGTATTGAAATAACAGATTGTACTGATTTTAAATCTTTTAATCCGCTGCCGGTTAAAAGCACAACATTGTTCGAGTCAGCTTCTAATTTATTCATACTCATGTAATTAATAATCCCTGCAAAAGCTGTTGCCGCTGCCGGCTCGGCAAATAATCCGGTATTTTTTGATAATTCTGCCGATGCACTTATTATTTCATTGTCTGAAACAGTCATAAGTTCACCCTTGTATTTTTGAATAAATTGCTTTGCCATATAAAAGTTTCGAGGAATATCAACCGAAATAGAATCGGCAACGGTATTGCTTGCTTTTAATACAAAATTATCCGTATTCATATTTCTTGCAATATTATCGCTGCCTTCTGATTGAACGGCAACAATAATCGGCATCTTTTCAATAATCCCGAGTTTTAATAAATCTTCAAAACCTTTATAAACTCCTGAAATTATCACACCGTCACCCACAGGCACAAAAATTCTGTCGGGAATCGTTTGCCCTAATTGGTCGTACAATTCAAAAGAAACCGTTTTTTTTCCTTCAATCGTTAACGGATTAAAAGCCGTATTTCTGTTATACCAGCCGAATTTTTCCGTTGCTTTTATGCTTAAATCAAAAGCATCATCATAAGTTCCTTTTACAGGAATTATAGTTGCTCCGTACATTACAATTTGAGTCAGTTTTGCCAAAGGTGCCGTTTTCGGAACCATAATAATGGCCTTTTGGTTTTGCGAAGCACAAATTCCGGCAAGAGAAGAACCTGCATTTCCGGTTGATGCCGCAACAATTGTATCAATTCCGTTTTCTTTTGCATAAGCTGAAACCAAATAAGAAGCACGATCTTTAAAAGAATATGTCGGATTTTGCGAATCATCTTTTAATAACAGATTGAAAGGTAAAGTTTTTCCGTTTAATTCAGTTTGCTTATATAAAGGTGTGTTTCCGACTTTTAATTTGGGAAAACTCTCCGAATTCTTAATTGGGAATAAATCTATAAAGTTACTTTCTTTTAATCTGTTAAATACAGCATTTGTATCTCCGAAACTCGATAAATTTTCATAATCATAAATTATTTTCAAAACACCTTTCGGCGGTTTATTCGAAGTATTTTTTTCTGCACAAACAGTACATAAATAAGTAACTTCACTTTGTGAATATTCTTTTCCGCAATCGGTGCATTTATATTGAAATTTATCTGTTATCATTTTTATATTCTTTTCTATAAAGTTAATATTATGTTTCAGTTTAAAGCAAAAATCACAAAGTTACAAAAATTAATACTTTGCATTCTTTGCGATTTTTGCTTGCTCACACAACACTACTTGTATTAATCAAAATACGGGCAACTGCTGTATTAGAAAAGTTCTATAAATATTTTTTCAAAACTCCCGTTCGTTCATTAAATTCATTAATTAATTCATCCCACCGGTGTACTTGATTAAACATTTTGTCCCAAACATTTCGGTCGTACCAAAGTTGATTTAATTCTTCAACATCCTTGGCTTGTTGCTCAACCCATGTAAAATATTTTAAATTGTGAATTGCTTTTCTGTCTTGATAACCGAGCTCACGCATATTATCAATTTGTTGCCCGAGCATACATTTTTCAAAATCTTTAACGGCTTGAATTTCATTATATTCTCCTCTTTCTGCACGTAATTCATCAACTCTTGAAACATACATATCGGCACTGTCTGTTGCAATCGTCAAAATAATATCATCAGATGTCATTTCATAATATTTTGCCGTTTTAATTGCCGACAATACATTACCGATACCTGAAATACCGATTAGATGTAATTGAGAAATCAATTCATCTGAAATCCCGACAGATTTAAGATATTTATGTCCTTCCGGTTCATTGAATAATCTTAATAATCGCATCGGATCTTCATCGTCAATTGCCGTAACAGCATCTGTATTTTTCACATTATGAATCCACGGAATATGTTTGTCGCCTATGCCTTCAATACGGTGAGCACCGAAACCGTTTTGTAAAATTGTAGGACATTGTAATGCTTCCGAAGCAACCACTTTAATATGAGGATGCTGGGTTCTTAAGAAATCACCTCCGGCAATTGTTCCGGCAGAACCGGTTGCTGAAACATAAGCGGCAAATTTGCTGTTGTCTGTTTTTAATAAGTTAAAAACTTCTTGCAGAGCATTACCCGTAACATTGTAGTGCCATGCCGGATTTCCGAATTCATCAAATTGATTAAAAATTACGACATCTTCTCGGGTTCTTTTTAATTCCCAACATTTATCATAAATTTCTTTTACGTTGGATTCACTTCCGCGTGTTGCAATTACGGTTGATTTTGCAACATTTCTCAACCAATCGAAACGTTCTTTGCTCATTTCTTCAGGTAAAATTGCAATAGGTTCGGTTCCCATTAATCGACTGTCGAAAGCACCGCCTCTGCAATAATTACCGGTTGACGGCCAAACAGCTTTATGATATGTAGGGTCAAATTCTCCGGTAGTAATTCGAGGAGCAAGGCATCCGTAAGCTGCACCGACTTTATGGGCTCCCGTAGGGAAATATTTACCGACCATTAAAACTATTCGAGCATCGACACCTGTTAATTCTTTCGGCATTTCAATGTATGTTGGTGTTCCGAAGAGTCCTCCGTGTTCTTTTGCTTCGTTTTTCCATGTAATACGGAAAAGATTCAACGGATTGAAATCCCAAAGTCCGATATTTTTTAATTCATCTTTGATTTTTTCCGGAATAGTTTCCGGATGTTTTTGTTGTTCAAAAGTAGGTAAAATAATACCTTTTTCTTTGAAAACTTTAATTGCATTTTCTAATGCTTTTTCGTTTGTTACTTTGTCAATTGGTCTTATCATTTTGTTATAATTTTTTTAATTATATGCTAACAGCACTCTTCAATATCACACTCATTTCAGCCGCTTTTTTAAGGTCGTAATTTTCATCATCAACTCCCGTAAATTCTAATATTTTAAAACTTGCTTTGTCTAACTTTGCAATAAAATTATCAGACTGATATAAATAAAAATCATCTTTTTCGGTTAAGCAGAAATCAAAACCGCTTTCTTTGGCAAGTAAAGTTTGATTATTTTTATCGAAATAATATCCGTCTCTTTCTTTTGCAAAAGTAGTTTTATTCAAATACAAATGCGATTTTTCTTTATACGGTGCACCTGAACTCGGACAAAAAGTTTCGCAATTTGCACACTGATTACACCAATCTGCAATATGAATTATTTGAGATTTTTGCGAAACTTCAAAAATTGCATCTTCAACAATTGCTCCGTTCTCAATTTTTTGCAAGCTGTATTTAACAGGCTCAATTTCATAATGTTGCAAAGCAAGATTCGGACACAAAGTTGTACAAATATTGCATACTTCATCACAAAGTAAACAGCGTGATGCTTCTTGCATTGCTTCTTCTTTTGTTAAAACAGAAGTTACAAGATTGAAGTTTTTTCTGTCGGATAAATCGGTTTCTTTAACTTTTACAACTTCAATACGTTTTGCTTTTTTGAGCATTAACTCAGTCAAAGATTTTGAAGTTCTTCCGTTATTTTTCGGTCGAGTTTCAAAATCAATTCCTGCTTTGTTAATTATTTCTTGTGCTGTTTTTCTGCCGTCACCTACTCCGTTAATTAAAGTTGATGCACCTCTTAAAGCATCTCCGCCTATAAATACGTTTTCTAATTTTGTTTCAAATGAATCCGTTTTTGTTTCCAGCTTTTTTTTATCGGCAAAATCAATTGCCAAACTTTGCCCGATTGCCGGAACAATTGTATCACAAGTAATTTCAAATTCAGAACCTTTAATTTCGACAGGTCTTGCTCGTCCGCTTGTATCTTTTTTACCAAGCTCCATTTTTATACATTTTAATGCCGAAACTCTGCCGTTTTTTTCAATAATTTCAAGAGGCGAAACTAATTCAATAATCTCAATTCCTTCATCTAAAACATCTTTTATTTCTTTGTATTCAGCCGGCATTTGTTTAATTGTTCTGCGGTAAACAATTGTAACTTTTCCTTCGTTACCAACCAAACGATACGAAGTTCTGGCAGAATCCATTGCGGTATTTCCGCCACCGATAATAATGATATTTTTTCCTGCATCTGTTTTTTTGCCTTCTTTAACAGCAAATAAATATTTAAGAGGATTTAAAACACCTTTTGCATTTGAGCCTTTAATATTTAATACATATGCATCTTGTGCTCCGGCAGCAATATAAACAAAGTCGCTTTTTTCTTTAATATTCTGAAAAATTTCTTTATTTATTTTTTGATTGTAATAAACTTTGACGCCTGAATCTGTTATTGTATTTACATCAATTTCCAAAGATGAATCTTCTAATCTGAATTTTGGAATTGCTCCGGCAACCATTCCTCCGGCTTTTGATTTTGCTTCAAAAATTTCAACATCAAAACCGGCTTTTTTAAGGAAATATGCACATGATAAACCGGATGGTCCTGCACCAATTATTGATACTTTTTTTCCGTTGGATTTTAAGTTCCTGAAATCATCTGTAATACATGCTTCCGGATTAAGTTTTGCATTATGCATTTCTACGATAAAACGTTTTATATCCTTAATTAACAATGAATTATCGTAGTTTATTCTTGTGCATTTTGTTTGGCAAGTATGGTCGCATACCATTCCGGTTGCATTCGGAAAAGGATTTGTTTCGGAAATTACATCGTAAGCTTTTTCAAAATCGCCATTTGCTGTATGGTACATATATGAAGGAATGCCCTGATTTGTAGGGCAAGTATCTTCACAGGGTGCATAAGAACAATCAAATTGCCCCAGTTCTCTCTTTGTTTTTATACTCGGATCATGCGGGCTGTCTTTTTTATATCTTTCGGAATTTACGACTTTATCTGCATAAGAATTTAATGTTTCAAGGCTTGATTTTCCGCCAACAACTTTACAGTCTTTAATATTATCAATGTATTGTGCTAATCTGCCGTATCCTCCGGGTTTAAGCAAATCGGAACTTACCGTAACAGGAGATAAACCACATTGTAAAATATCCTTTACATTAAATGCGTCGGCACCGCCCGAAAAGGATAAATCTAACTCTCCGTTAAATTCGTTTTGAAGTTTTCGAGCAACATTTATTGAAATAGGGTGCAACACTTTTCCGCTGGCATACATCATTGTTTCTTTTTCCGGAAAAACCTCTTTGTTATTCTCTGCTTCAAGTGTATTGGTAAGTTTTAAACCGAAAAAAACATTATTTTCTTTTGCTTTTTGTGTCAGATTTTTGATAAACGAAACGGCATCCGGATATTTTACATCATGAGCAAATGCTTCATCGGGAACTGTTGTATTAAAACCTGA containing:
- the thrC gene encoding threonine synthase, giving the protein MITDKFQYKCTDCGKEYSQSEVTYLCTVCAEKNTSNKPPKGVLKIIYDYENLSSFGDTNAVFNRLKESNFIDLFPIKNSESFPKLKVGNTPLYKQTELNGKTLPFNLLLKDDSQNPTYSFKDRASYLVSAYAKENGIDTIVAASTGNAGSSLAGICASQNQKAIIMVPKTAPLAKLTQIVMYGATIIPVKGTYDDAFDLSIKATEKFGWYNRNTAFNPLTIEGKKTVSFELYDQLGQTIPDRIFVPVGDGVIISGVYKGFEDLLKLGIIEKMPIIVAVQSEGSDNIARNMNTDNFVLKASNTVADSISVDIPRNFYMAKQFIQKYKGELMTVSDNEIISASAELSKNTGLFAEPAAATAFAGIINYMSMNKLEADSNNVVLLTGSGLKDLKSVQSVISIPDAVEPDVENLKNMLNLL
- the ygfK gene encoding putative selenate reductase subunit YgfK, translating into MTDRFTPTPIKQLLQIILKQLDTSNTLFGIEKELFFLPSEKDSFRSNRFNQLLETPIGVAAGPHTQLSQNIVAAWLTGARYIELKTVQTLDELDVSKPCIDMQDEGYNCEWSQELKLHQSFDEYLNAWILVHILKDKLNIGSKEEAGFIFNMSAGYDLKGIMEDNVQWFFDKMLDASEELEQKVNKIKDIYPNVVNLKISPRMTDNITLSTMHGCPPEEIEQIGEYLITERKIHTTIKLNPTLLGKEDLRKIIDNSGFNTTVPDEAFAHDVKYPDAVSFIKNLTQKAKENNVFFGLKLTNTLEAENNKEVFPEKETMMYASGKVLHPISINVARKLQNEFNGELDLSFSGGADAFNVKDILQCGLSPVTVSSDLLKPGGYGRLAQYIDNIKDCKVVGGKSSLETLNSYADKVVNSERYKKDSPHDPSIKTKRELGQFDCSYAPCEDTCPTNQGIPSYMYHTANGDFEKAYDVISETNPFPNATGMVCDHTCQTKCTRINYDNSLLIKDIKRFIVEMHNAKLNPEACITDDFRNLKSNGKKVSIIGAGPSGLSCAYFLKKAGFDVEIFEAKSKAGGMVAGAIPKFRLEDSSLEIDVNTITDSGVKVYYNQKINKEIFQNIKEKSDFVYIAAGAQDAYVLNIKGSNAKGVLNPLKYLFAVKEGKKTDAGKNIIIIGGGNTAMDSARTSYRLVGNEGKVTIVYRRTIKQMPAEYKEIKDVLDEGIEIIELVSPLEIIEKNGRVSALKCIKMELGKKDTSGRARPVEIKGSEFEITCDTIVPAIGQSLAIDFADKKKLETKTDSFETKLENVFIGGDALRGASTLINGVGDGRKTAQEIINKAGIDFETRPKNNGRTSKSLTELMLKKAKRIEVVKVKETDLSDRKNFNLVTSVLTKEEAMQEASRCLLCDEVCNICTTLCPNLALQHYEIEPVKYSLQKIENGAIVEDAIFEVSQKSQIIHIADWCNQCANCETFCPSSGAPYKEKSHLYLNKTTFAKERDGYYFDKNNQTLLAKESGFDFCLTEKDDFYLYQSDNFIAKLDKASFKILEFTGVDDENYDLKKAAEMSVILKSAVSI
- a CDS encoding pyridoxal-phosphate dependent enzyme; its protein translation is MIRPIDKVTNEKALENAIKVFKEKGIILPTFEQQKHPETIPEKIKDELKNIGLWDFNPLNLFRITWKNEAKEHGGLFGTPTYIEMPKELTGVDARIVLMVGKYFPTGAHKVGAAYGCLAPRITTGEFDPTYHKAVWPSTGNYCRGGAFDSRLMGTEPIAILPEEMSKERFDWLRNVAKSTVIATRGSESNVKEIYDKCWELKRTREDVVIFNQFDEFGNPAWHYNVTGNALQEVFNLLKTDNSKFAAYVSATGSAGTIAGGDFLRTQHPHIKVVASEALQCPTILQNGFGAHRIEGIGDKHIPWIHNVKNTDAVTAIDDEDPMRLLRLFNEPEGHKYLKSVGISDELISQLHLIGISGIGNVLSAIKTAKYYEMTSDDIILTIATDSADMYVSRVDELRAERGEYNEIQAVKDFEKCMLGQQIDNMRELGYQDRKAIHNLKYFTWVEQQAKDVEELNQLWYDRNVWDKMFNQVHRWDELINEFNERTGVLKKYL